Part of the Bacillus sp. THAF10 genome is shown below.
TGAGTGGAAAAGTCCTAGAGCCGACTTTTTATTAGGGTTTTAGCAACAATCTTTTAGAAAAGAGCTTGGAGAAAAGAGCTTACGAAAAAACAAATAGGAAAAATCCATGTTTCCATTTCGTTGCAGACTGGGAAGTATGATAATATATGATTAGGAATTTGGTTGGAAGGAGATCATTATGCAAAAAAGAATAGAAATTACAAAAACATCATGGAAAGAACAACAACTTTTGCTTGAGGCAGACAACGCACCCTTTTCATTAGAAGGGGTTACTGCCAGCAACCAAATGCTAGTAGATTCTGATAACCTGGCATTTATTTATAAGCTTGAAACAGCATCTGAGTTTATTTATGTAAGCATAAAGGATCAATTTTGGAAAGATATGAAAACAGCATTGGTTGAAAAAAAAGTGGTGGTCCTTGTGGTAGGAGATCTAGCTTTACTGCTTACCAATATAGAAGAGGAATTAGGATATTTAATAGATAACATTAGAGATAATGCCAATTATGGTGAAGAGATGGAGAGAAGAGTAAACGAGATTTTTTAAGGGGTATGGCCAATTATGATACAACATTGGGATTTGTTTTTGGCGCCTTATAAACAGGCGATTGATGAAATGAAGGTAAAATTAAAGGGGATGCGCGGCCAGTTCATGATGCAATCAGAACACTCACCAATTGAATTTGTCACTGCAAGAGTAAAGCCGATTGCAAGTATATTGGACAAGGCAACGCGAAAAGGGATTCCGTTAGAAAAGCTAGAAGATGAAATGCAGGACATTGCAGGTGTCCGGATGATGTGCCAGTTTGTGGATGATATACATACTGTAGTAGAAATTTTACGAAACCGAAATGACTTTGACATTGTCGAGGAAAGGGACTATGTGTCCTCTCGCAAAAACAGTGGGTACCGCTCTTATCATGTGGTTGTCCGTTATCCTGTACAAACCATCAATGGGGAAAAAAACATCCTGGTAGAGATACAAATCAGGACGCTTGCTATGAACTTTTGGGCAACGATTGAGCACTCATTAAACTATAAATATAGTGGACAATTCCCACAGGATATAAAAGAAAGACTCGTTCGAGCAGCAGAAGCAGCCTACTTATTAGATGCCGAAATGTCGCAAATACGTGGTGAGATTCAAGAAGCACAAGTGATTTTCTCCAGAAAAAAAGAAATGGATAAGGATTAACATTCAGGGGTGAAAATATGAAATTTGCGGTAACCTCCAAAGGGGATTCTGTTTCAAATACACTGATGCACAAAATGAGAACCTATTTACAAGATTTTGATCTTACCTATGATGAGGACCAACCTGATTTGGTTGTTTCAGTTGGTGGTGATGGGACCTTGCTATACGCGTTTCACCGCTATCGCAGTAGACTCGATAAAACGGCGTTTATTGGCGTCCATACAGGTCACCTCGGATTTTATGCAGACTGGGTACCGGAAGAGATTGAAAAGCTAGTCATCGCAATCGCCAAAACACCTTACCAAACGGTGGAATATCCATTGCTCGAAGTTATCATTCGCTACAATGATGGAGGCAGAGAGGCACGCTATCTTGCCTTAAACGAATGTACCGTCAAAAGTGTAGAGGGGACACTCGTAATGGATGTTGAAATTAAAGGACAGCTGTTTGAAACCTTCCGTGGAGACGGACTCTGTATTTCCACTCCATCAGGAAGTACGGCTTACAACAAGGCACTTGGAGGGGCGATTTTGCATCCATCCTTGCCAGCCATCCAGCTTGCTGAAATGGCCTCTATCAATAACAGGGTATTTAGGACCATCGGATCTCCACTTGTTTTGCCCCAGCATCATACTTGTCTGTTAAAGCCTGTTAATGATGTGGATTATCAAATTACCATTGACCATCTTACCCTGTTACATAAGGATGTAAAATCGATTCAGTGCAGGGTGGCAAAAGAGAAAATTCGTTTTGCACGTTTCCGCCCATTTCCTTTTTGGAAACGAGTCAGCGATTCATTCATTACCGATAAATAAGAGGGATCTTAACATGAAAGGGTTCTGTCTAACATTTACCATTCAAAAAGAAAACAAAGGGATGCTCTTGCGTGATTTCTTAAAAGATAAGCAAATTTCCAAAGCAGCCCTTGTGGATATTAAATTTCACGGAGGGGCGCTGCTTGTAAATGGCAGCGCCGTTACTGTGCGCTATCCTCTTCAAGAAAGAGATGTAGTGGAGGTGTATTTTCCCATAGAGTCTCCAAGTGAAGATCTCCTAGCAGAGGACATTCCTTTGGACATTGTGTATGAAGATGAATATGTCCTTGTGATTAACAAGCATGCAGGCATTTCGAGTATTCCTTCGCGTGAACACCGCTCTAGAACGCTGGCTAATGGAATCCTGCATTACTATGGTTTGCAAGGCTTTCAAGCTACCATTCATATTGTGACAAGGCTTGATAGGGACACTTCAGGGTTAATGCTCATTGCTAAGCATCGTCATGCGCATCACCTGTTTTCCTTACAGCAGAAAAAGTTTGCTGTGAGACGGAGATATGAGGCAGTGGTGCATGGAATAGTGAAGGAAGCTGTCGGGACAATAGATGCACCAATCGGCAGAAAAGACACCAGTATCATTGAACGAGAGGTTCGAGAAGACGGTCAGGTGGCCGTTACTCATTATGAGGTCTTGAAGCAGGGACAAGCATGGAGTCATCTCTCTCTCCGATTGGAAACCGGTCGGACCCATCAAATTCGCGTACATATGGCACATATTGGGCATCCGTTAGTTGGAGACACGCTTTATGGAGGCCAGAAAGTTGGTGATCTGACTCGTCAGGCTCTTCACAGCTGCGAACTGACCTTTTTTCATCCTTATTTGGAGAAGGAGCTGACATTTTGTAGTGAATTGCCTCGGGATATGAAGAGGATGTTGGACGGTGGGCAGGGGAAGTGACTTTTCCTTTTGGCAAGGTGCGATACAAGTAAGGGGCATCGTCGAGGATGAAATAGATGAGTGAGAGTGTAAGGTCAAGGGTGGTTTTTGATGAATTTTGGGGTTCGCTCGTAAATGAGGATATTCGCTCGTAAATGAGGATATTCGCTCGTAAATTAAAATTATCGCTCGCAAATTTCATTTTTCGCTCATAAATCCTAAATATCGCTCCTAGGCTTCAAAAAAGAGGTGTTTGCAATCCCAACCCCTACGCAAACACCTCTTTTGAAACCAACCTTTAAACTCGCTGCCACCAACAGGGTGTTTCAATCCCAAAGCTCTCGAAATTTCTCCCGTACAAACGGCATACTAGAGTCAACAGAGACAACCTCCATCTCAGGATAACGCAGTGACGAGAGCTTTCCACCAAACACGGCTCCTGTATCAATATTCGCGGTCCGATTCACTACTCGCACTTCACGAACTGGTGTGTGTCCGTAAACAATCCAAGCTTCGCCATTGTAATCTTGTGCCCAATCCTTTCGAACAGGCATCCCGTTTGCGTGAAACTCACCTGTGATATCTCCATACAACACAAAAGTTTTCACTTTCTTTCCCTGTTGCCCAATGTATTCCTTCTTTAAGCCCGCATGAGCGACTATCAACTTCCCACCATCCAACACCTGATAGAGCGGGGCTTTCTCATATAGTTCAATAAATGTTGACCGGAAAACCTTTTGCTCTTCTACGGAAAGAGCCTCAAACTCTGCAACAGTTGTTTCTAGTCCGTGCGTTTGCTGCACTTTATTACCTAATAAGAAGCGATAAAGCTTGTTGCAATGGTTTCCGGGAACATAGTAGGCCATACCGCTTAAAACCATTGTGGCGACCATGTTTACTACCCCGATAGAATCAGGACCTCTGTCTGTCAGGTCGCCAACGAAGGCAAGCTTTCGTCCATCTTTATGTGAGTAATGACCTGCTTCAACTGTATACCCTAACTTTTGAAGAAGCTCTTTGAACTCTCTTACACATCCATGTATATCACCAATAACATCTATTTTCATTACATATACGACTCCTTCCTCTTCTATACATAACTTTTCCACCTCTTCCATACATATGAGAGTGATAATTGGAAAAAGGTAATACTATTGTTAATTTCTTCATTGTATCAAATAGCCTGTATGCTTATGTAAAATTATTGTTATTTTTTATCAGATTACTGTGTTAGTGCAGTAAATTCGTGGTATAATTTTTTCTTATTAATAGAAAACTCCGCTGTTGATTTCCACAAAATGACTCCGCGTCCTGCGGGGCGATTAGTAAGTCTCCTCGGCTACGTCTGTGGGGTCTTAAGTCTTTCGCTTCATTCCCGCGAGAGACTCCGCCTTTTGCTTCAATCAACAGCATAAACTATAAAATATTCTGATTGGAGAAGATAGAATGTTTGAGCTGCCAATCAAAGAGCCAGTATTAGTATTTACAATTGCCATGATTATTTTCTTCATTTTTCCCTATTTCATGAAATTGTTGCGTATACCGGGGCTTATCGGACCAATATTAGCAGGTGTCATCATTGGACCTAATGGACTAGCAGTGTTAGAGAGAAGTTCTACCATTGAACTCCTTGGCACAGTTGGATTGCTCTTTATCATGTTCATTGCCGGACTTGAAATGGATTTAGACGGGTTTAAGAAGTACCGAAACCGCAGTATTGTATATGGAATGATGTCGTTTTGGATTCCTCTAATTGTTGGAACGATCATCAGTTTAATGCTTGGATATAGTGTTGCAGCCTCCATCTTAATTGGCTCCATTCTTGGGTCTCATACCCTCCTTGGTTATCCTATCGCCAGTCGTCTTGGCATAGGAAAAAGTAAAGCAATTACAACAGCTGTTGGTGGAAGTATTCTAACCGATACGTTTGCTTTACTTGTGCTGGCTGTCATAACAGGTGCAGCTGCAGGTCAGCTTGACATCTATTTTGGTATCAAGCTGACATTTTCCTTGATTGTTTTTGTTGCCATTATCTTTATTGGTACTCCTTATCTTTCTAGATGGTTTTTCCGCAACATCGCAACAGAGGGAACAGGGGAATTCATTTATGTAATGGTCATGCTATTTACAGCAGGCTCGCTTGC
Proteins encoded:
- the prpE gene encoding bis(5'-nucleosyl)-tetraphosphatase PrpE, translating into MKIDVIGDIHGCVREFKELLQKLGYTVEAGHYSHKDGRKLAFVGDLTDRGPDSIGVVNMVATMVLSGMAYYVPGNHCNKLYRFLLGNKVQQTHGLETTVAEFEALSVEEQKVFRSTFIELYEKAPLYQVLDGGKLIVAHAGLKKEYIGQQGKKVKTFVLYGDITGEFHANGMPVRKDWAQDYNGEAWIVYGHTPVREVRVVNRTANIDTGAVFGGKLSSLRYPEMEVVSVDSSMPFVREKFRELWD
- a CDS encoding RluA family pseudouridine synthase, with the protein product MKGFCLTFTIQKENKGMLLRDFLKDKQISKAALVDIKFHGGALLVNGSAVTVRYPLQERDVVEVYFPIESPSEDLLAEDIPLDIVYEDEYVLVINKHAGISSIPSREHRSRTLANGILHYYGLQGFQATIHIVTRLDRDTSGLMLIAKHRHAHHLFSLQQKKFAVRRRYEAVVHGIVKEAVGTIDAPIGRKDTSIIEREVREDGQVAVTHYEVLKQGQAWSHLSLRLETGRTHQIRVHMAHIGHPLVGDTLYGGQKVGDLTRQALHSCELTFFHPYLEKELTFCSELPRDMKRMLDGGQGK
- a CDS encoding GTP pyrophosphokinase family protein, whose protein sequence is MIQHWDLFLAPYKQAIDEMKVKLKGMRGQFMMQSEHSPIEFVTARVKPIASILDKATRKGIPLEKLEDEMQDIAGVRMMCQFVDDIHTVVEILRNRNDFDIVEERDYVSSRKNSGYRSYHVVVRYPVQTINGEKNILVEIQIRTLAMNFWATIEHSLNYKYSGQFPQDIKERLVRAAEAAYLLDAEMSQIRGEIQEAQVIFSRKKEMDKD
- a CDS encoding NAD kinase, translated to MKFAVTSKGDSVSNTLMHKMRTYLQDFDLTYDEDQPDLVVSVGGDGTLLYAFHRYRSRLDKTAFIGVHTGHLGFYADWVPEEIEKLVIAIAKTPYQTVEYPLLEVIIRYNDGGREARYLALNECTVKSVEGTLVMDVEIKGQLFETFRGDGLCISTPSGSTAYNKALGGAILHPSLPAIQLAEMASINNRVFRTIGSPLVLPQHHTCLLKPVNDVDYQITIDHLTLLHKDVKSIQCRVAKEKIRFARFRPFPFWKRVSDSFITDK